A genome region from Sceloporus undulatus isolate JIND9_A2432 ecotype Alabama chromosome 1, SceUnd_v1.1, whole genome shotgun sequence includes the following:
- the LOC121935779 gene encoding proto-oncogene Mas-like isoform X1, with translation MLQNATLDDDWKGRNITHARRVLMAETNSSSPHPLDALQMNEIQVERDDYSFTILSYIIMPITILGLISNGAIFWFLCCRIKRTKYTVYVLNLAIADFTVLLAFDLVFVFSFIMWSKLVFDGYLYDALDILCIFGYNTSFFMLTAISVERCLGAFCPIRYHFNRPKHLSTILCTLLWVLSCVVTGVEYFTCWSVLTTEVPYRKYPATTIFLAMVFLLFTPVMVLCSVSLFIKIRRNSQAMSQARLYLIIVIAVVLFLLFALPFRIMCLIVYWYSITDIEWTLLHCSSFLHLINSSADPFVYFLVGKWRRRETLYAVLYRSCKDEAEVPVPQHLGNEQEERSKSIVFITQDQKLES, from the coding sequence GAAAGGGAGAAATATCACACATGCCAGACGTGTCCTGATGGCTGAGACAAACTCCTCGTCCCCTCATCCTCTTGACGCATTACAGATGAATGAGATCCAAGTGGAGAGAGATGATTATAGCTTCACAATATTAAGCTATATTATTATGCCCATCACCATTTTGGGTTTAATCAGCAATGGAGCTATTTTCTGGTTTCTGTGTTGTAGAATCAAAAGGACTAAATATACCGTGTATGTCCTGAACcttgctattgctgattttacTGTACTTCTCGCTTTTGACTTGGTTTTTGTCTTCAGTTTTATTATGTGGAGCAAATTAGTCTTTGATGGATACCTGTATGATGCACTTGATATTCTGTGTATCTTTGGCTACAATACCAGCTTTTTCATGTTGACTGCAATTAGTGTTGAGAGGTGTCTTGGTGCTTTTTGCCCAATCAGATACCACTTTAATCGGCCGAAGCACCTCTCAACCATATTGTGCACTCTTCTAtgggttctctcctgtgtggtgACTGGAGTGGAATATTTCACCTGCTGGTCAGTATTAACAACTGAAGTGCCTTATAGAAAGTATCCTGCCACAACCATATTCCTTGCCATGGTTTTCTTGTTATTTACTCCAGTTATGGTCCTTTGCAGTGTGAGCCTATTTATCAAGATACGGAGAAATTCACAGGCAATGTCTCAAGCACGACTTTATCTTATCATTGTTATCGCTGTtgttctgttcctcctctttgctttgcctttcagGATAATGTGTCTGATTGTCTATTGGTATTCAATAACAGATATAGaatggactctccttcattgttcttccttccttcacttaATCAACAGCAGTGCTGACCCTTTTGTTTACTTTCTTGTCGGAAAGTGGAGGCGTCGCGAGACACTCTATGCTGTACTTTATAGATCCTGCAAGGACGAGGCAGAAGTGCCAGTTCCACAACACCTGGGCAATGAACAAGAAGAGAGATCAAAATCCATTGTCTTTATCACACAAGACCAAAAGTTGGAGTCTTAA
- the LOC121935779 gene encoding proto-oncogene Mas-like isoform X2: MAETNSSSPHPLDALQMNEIQVERDDYSFTILSYIIMPITILGLISNGAIFWFLCCRIKRTKYTVYVLNLAIADFTVLLAFDLVFVFSFIMWSKLVFDGYLYDALDILCIFGYNTSFFMLTAISVERCLGAFCPIRYHFNRPKHLSTILCTLLWVLSCVVTGVEYFTCWSVLTTEVPYRKYPATTIFLAMVFLLFTPVMVLCSVSLFIKIRRNSQAMSQARLYLIIVIAVVLFLLFALPFRIMCLIVYWYSITDIEWTLLHCSSFLHLINSSADPFVYFLVGKWRRRETLYAVLYRSCKDEAEVPVPQHLGNEQEERSKSIVFITQDQKLES; encoded by the coding sequence ATGGCTGAGACAAACTCCTCGTCCCCTCATCCTCTTGACGCATTACAGATGAATGAGATCCAAGTGGAGAGAGATGATTATAGCTTCACAATATTAAGCTATATTATTATGCCCATCACCATTTTGGGTTTAATCAGCAATGGAGCTATTTTCTGGTTTCTGTGTTGTAGAATCAAAAGGACTAAATATACCGTGTATGTCCTGAACcttgctattgctgattttacTGTACTTCTCGCTTTTGACTTGGTTTTTGTCTTCAGTTTTATTATGTGGAGCAAATTAGTCTTTGATGGATACCTGTATGATGCACTTGATATTCTGTGTATCTTTGGCTACAATACCAGCTTTTTCATGTTGACTGCAATTAGTGTTGAGAGGTGTCTTGGTGCTTTTTGCCCAATCAGATACCACTTTAATCGGCCGAAGCACCTCTCAACCATATTGTGCACTCTTCTAtgggttctctcctgtgtggtgACTGGAGTGGAATATTTCACCTGCTGGTCAGTATTAACAACTGAAGTGCCTTATAGAAAGTATCCTGCCACAACCATATTCCTTGCCATGGTTTTCTTGTTATTTACTCCAGTTATGGTCCTTTGCAGTGTGAGCCTATTTATCAAGATACGGAGAAATTCACAGGCAATGTCTCAAGCACGACTTTATCTTATCATTGTTATCGCTGTtgttctgttcctcctctttgctttgcctttcagGATAATGTGTCTGATTGTCTATTGGTATTCAATAACAGATATAGaatggactctccttcattgttcttccttccttcacttaATCAACAGCAGTGCTGACCCTTTTGTTTACTTTCTTGTCGGAAAGTGGAGGCGTCGCGAGACACTCTATGCTGTACTTTATAGATCCTGCAAGGACGAGGCAGAAGTGCCAGTTCCACAACACCTGGGCAATGAACAAGAAGAGAGATCAAAATCCATTGTCTTTATCACACAAGACCAAAAGTTGGAGTCTTAA
- the LOC121936044 gene encoding uncharacterized protein LOC121936044 has translation MWSCCVNVHIVAPHFNRGRRWSSGCRSQPPPKASCYVRSHAAVSYGRQLAAAITCSHPSSQKAAFDNTENRSCNHGSSKHHCRERSRRITKHLDRLKMAEAYSLSFHTEGSIPKTDMETGYKLQKTIMIVSIPICTLGLLGNGIVLWLLCFRIKKTNFTVYFLNMAVADLMVLFYYIVVFILFLNAVPVSLFYLHIVELTHAFGFNASTYILTAISAERYFMVFYPEWYKLHRPKYLSEIMCALLWSLSCLMSVVLYLACYLQFDPSLTEVNSSCGPTKNIPSDCQPPGFSPYDGPFHIAPFYQNAENRKFSRKN, from the exons ATGTGGAGCTGCTGTGTAAATGTGCACATAGTAGCCCCACATTTTAACAGGGGAAGGAGGTGGAGCAGTGGTTGCAGGAGCCAGCcacctcccaaagccagctgctatgTGCGCAGTCATGCAGCAGTGAGCTatgggaggcagttggcagctgcGATCACTTgttcccacccttcctcccagAAGGCAGCATTTGACAATACAGAAAACAGGTCGTGCAACCATGGATCATCAAAGCACCATTGTAGGGAAAG GTCAAGAAGAATTACAAAACACCTTGACAGACTCAAGATGGCAGAGGCATACTCCTTGTCCTTCCATACTGAGGGGAGCATCCCAAAAACTGACATGGAGACTGGCTACAAGTTGCAAAAAACAATTATGATTGTATCAATTCCAATCTGCACTTTAGGATTGCTTGGGAATGGAATTGTCCTCTGGCTTCTGTGTTTCCGGATCAAAAAAACTAATTTCACTGTCTATTTCCTCAACATGGCAGTTGCTGATCTTATGGTACTCTTCTACTATATtgtagttttcattttatttttgaatgcaGTTCCCGTCAGCCTGTTCTATTTACATATTGTGGAGCTGACACATGCATTTGGGTTCAATGCCAGCACCTATATTCTAACAGCTATCAGTGCTGAAAGGTACTTCATGGTTTTTTATCCAGAATGGTATAAGCTTCACCGACCAAAGTATCTCTCAGAAATTATGTGTGCTCTTTTGTGGAGTTTGTCCTGCCTGATGTCTGTGGTGTTATATTTGGCCTGCTATCTACAATTCGACCCATCGCTCACTGAAGTTAATTCGAGTTGTGGGCCTACAAAAAACATTCCGAGTGATTGTCAACCTCCTGGTTTTTCTCCCTATGATGGTCCTTTCCACATTGCTCCTTTTTATCAGAATGCTGAGAACAGAAAGTTCTCCAGAAAGAATTGA